The nucleotide window CAGAGCCCTACAAAGAGCCCTACAAAAATCCTATCTCGTCCGGGAGAGCTTTCCCCCATTGGCCTCTCATATCCCCACCTTAGATCTGCAGCCCTTAAGCACTCCTGTGTAGATCATTATACTTCGTTGTGTCTCCtatctcatttattttaatgtctgtctccctgcctgggTTGTAGGACCctagaggacaggaactgtgcccaacaaCCCTACTGTACCCTCCAAAGCGCATAGTACACagatggcactcagtaaataataataataataatggtatatattaagcgcttactatgtgcaaagcactgttctaagcgctgggaaggttacaaggtgatcaggttgtcccacggggggctcacagtcttaatccccattttacagatgaggtcactgaggcacagagcagttaagtgacttgtccaaggccacacagctgaccattggcggggccgggatttgaaccggtgacttctgactccaaagcccgtgctctttccactgagccatgctgcttactttcCGACCAGCTCCGCGGTCAACGGGGACACCTCTCAAACTCGAAATGGGCCCGGGCAGTGACAGGAAGCTCCGTACCCAGAACCGAGGAGCTCGCTTGCCAGCTGGGGAGGGTCTCCAGGTGTCAGAGGGTCCTACCCCTTTCTTTCGAAGGGTGTAGCACAGAGCCCCACCCCCGGTCGGTGCCCGTGGACTCAAGGGCCGGATGTGCTTCTCTCCCCCCAGATATCAGCACCACCGACCTCCACAAGAGGAAGCTGGCAGAGGCGATCACGTCGGGGGACACAGGCAAGCTGATGAAGATCCTCCAACCCCAGGACGTGGACCTGGTCCTGGACGGCCAGTCGAGTCTCCTGCACCTGGCCGTGGAAGCGGGCCAGGAGGAGTGCGTCAAGTGGCTGCTCCTGAACAATGCCAACCCCAACCTGACCAACAAGAGAGGGTCCACCCCTCTGCACGTGGCCATCGAGAAGAAGGTCAGGAGCGTGGTGGAGCTGATCCTGGCCCGGAAGATCAACGTCAACGCCAAAGACGAGGACCAGTGGACGGCCCTGCACTTCGCCGCCCAGAACGGGGACGAGTGCGGCACGCGGCTGCTGCTGGAGAAGAACGCCTCCCCGAGCGAGGTGGACTTCGAGGGGCGGACCCCGATGCACGTGGCCTGCCAGCACGGGCAGGAGAACATCGTGCGCATCCTCCTGCGGAGGGGCGTGGACGTGAGCCCGCGGGGCAAAGACGACTGGCTGCCCTTGCACTACGCCGCCTGGCAGGGCCACCTGCCCATCGTGAAGCTCCTGGCCAAGCAGCCGGGCGTCAGCGTGAACGCCCAGACCCTGGACGGGCGGACCCCGCTGCACATGGCGGCCCAGCGGGGCCACTACCGCGTGGCCCGCATCCTCATCGACCTGCGCTCGGACGTCAACGTCCGCAACCGGCTCCTGCAGACGCCCCTCCACGTGGCGGCCGAGACGGGGCACACCAGCACCTCGCGCCTGCTGCTGAACCGTGGGGCGGAGAAGGAGGCCCTGACGGCGGAGGGCTGCACCGCCCTCCACTTGGCTTCGCGCAACGGCCACCTGGCCACCGCCAAGCTGCTGCTGGAGGAGAGGGCCGACGTCCTGGGGGCCGGGCCCCTGAGCCGGACCGCCCTCCACCTGGCCGCCGCCAACGGGCACGCGGGGGTGGTGGAGGAGCTGCTCGGTGCCGTGGCCATCGACGCGGCCGACCGAGAGGGGCTGACGGCGCTGCACCTGGCCGTGCGCGGGGGCCACGCGGAGACCATGGACGTCCTGCTGAAGCACGGGGCCCGCATCAACCTCCAGAGCCTCGGCGCCCAGGCCCCCCCGCTGCTGCCGGGGAACAGTCCCATGGCCACCCTGCTGCGGCACAGGAACACTTAGGCGGGCCGCCCCCGAGCCCTGCTGTCTTACTGCTCCGCACCTGGAGGGGAACGGGACCCCccaagggggcaggggggcaggccgGGGCACGGGGCCTTTTGCAGTCTGCTCTAGGTCCGTAACCCAGGAGGACGTTCAAGCTGGAAGCCACTGGTCGCGGACCTTCGGGGTCTGCGGAGCCGtcgctgggagggaggagaggcgagGGCCTCGGGGAACGGGAGCTTCACCCGCCCTCTGCTCTGCCGCCCCTGCTCCGGCCCAGGAACGGGGCCGCCTTCCTCCGGCGTCCCGGTGGAAGTGAGCGAGGTCGGAGGGATTTGGGGTTCTTACGTCCAAATCGGCTGAACAAAAGGGGAGCTAAATGCCAGGCTTGGATCGTTTCGATAAGTCGGTCCCCCCCGGTTTGGCACAGGCTGCCGTGTACGCGGAGGAAACACTGGGCCTTGGCCACAGTAAACCAGGAGAAAGTGAGAGCGTGTACGCGGGGGAAACACTGGGCCTTGGCCACAGTAAACCAGGAGAaagtgagatggatgagcaaccctgttccttccccgccccccaaaatGGGCTGATACTCATCAACAGACAGGGCTGGGGGGGGCCACCTTGTAACTAGTGTAAGATTGCTAATATATTATGAGAACTCCATAGTGTCAACGTTAACAGATGCATGTCTACATTTTTTAAGGTGATacgaggcaaaaaaaaaaaaattttatagCTTGAAGCGTGTTTGAAATTCGACAACAGCCCGCAGTTAATTAACTGTTCTAGTAACCCGGAACTTACTGAAACCTTCTGAAATGAGTTTATTATAGAACTTGCCTACACTGGGTCTGTCCTCATGGAATGAACTGACGTGTAATATATAGATTATAAATATACTGTGTATAGAGTATTTTTACCAGTTGTATACGTAATATTTTCTATGACAGAAAATATTTGAGCTGTTGAGAACTGGCTATGTTTTAATATGCCTTGTGTCTGTTTTTCCAAGATCCATCTTCTCAATAAAGCGCATAACTGCTCTATTGTGGCGGCGTTAACTTCTTAAGGAAGGTTTGGGCAACGAAGCTCGAGAGCTCTTGACTTCTCAGTAATATTGGCagagctagtggcagagctgtctGGCTTTGccttggggagtggaggagggtgaggagcggCAATGAGCTGAGAACCTGCGGAGGATGGAAAAATAGTTCTTCCTTTTACCGAGGCCAATAGCCATCCTTCCCTCCTGGGGGGAGGCTGACTGAGCGGTgggcggggaagaggagaaggaggagggagccagGTAAGactcgaaaagcagcatggcctagtggaaagagcacgggcttaggagtcggagaacctgggttcaaatgccggctccgctcgttgccttctgtgtgtgatcttgggaaagtcacttcacttctctgtgcctcagttacctcatctgtaactgaacCCATGTTACAGCTCATCTGTaacattaggaggccttcccagactgagccccctccttcctctccccctcctcctccgccttacctccttcccctccccacagcacctgtatatatgtatatatgtttgtacgtatttattactctattttatttgtacatatttattctatttattttattttgttaatatgttttgttctctgtctcccccttctagactgtgagcccactgttgggtagggaccgtctctgtatgttgccaacttggacttcccaagcgcttagtacagtgctctgcacacagttaagagctcaataaatacgattgaatgaatgaatagcccttcCAGATGTGAagcaggtagaaactcctcacccctggcTTTAAGCCGCTCAATgggctcttccccaccccctgcctaactttgctcctctcccactacggtCCAGCCCGCAAATTTCaatcctccaacaccaacctaactgggcctcaataaatatgattgatgatgatgatgggcctcgcTCTCATTGCTGATACCATggatcccttgctcacatcctgcctggaACTGCCTTCCCCTTCGCATCTGACAAACTgctgctctccccctctgcaaAGCCCtaagaaaacacatctcctccaggaatctttCCCTAATtaacctccccatctccccatcctattttccctccctactgcttcGCCCACGCACTTAGtcccactcccaagccctgcttaTCTTGTGACTATcccagcactcattacagtgcttggcacatagtaagtacttaacaagtaccattattattatttcaagccctgttctaagcattggggtagaaaccaATCAGTTAgggcggatacagtccctgtcccgcatggggtttccagttaagtaggagggagaacagatattgaatcaccattcacgtttgaggaaattgaggcacagagaaggtaagtgacttgcccaaggtcacagagcggacagatggaagagtcagggttagaaccaggtcctgtgagtcccaggcccatgctttttccaccagaccatgctgcttacaattgattgattgatggactgtaaTTTCTGGACCTTCCTAAGGACTGGAATAAACCAATAAAGGGGAGACGAGATgatctctcctccctcacccgGCCCCCTGCCAAGGGCTGCATGGCGGACCTGCCTTCCTCTAGAGCTTGACTGACCTGGTTTTGCAGTTACCAAACCAAACACGATGAGCCAATACCACTTTAGTCACAGTTTGCACTACGTTAAGGGAGCGAACATTATTTCATCATTCCATGTTACAAAAtcatatttttttccccacttttatCCCATATTTCTCGCTCAGCAAGCTGCTCCAGTTCTACagggcgctgggggggggggggggggggggggggggcggggggagtgtgtgtgtgtgtgcgtgcgtgcgatCTCTACTAGTGTCCATTGGCAATATCCAATCTCACGGGTTCCCGGGCCAATTACTTTGTCTTCCTAGG belongs to Tachyglossus aculeatus isolate mTacAcu1 chromosome 18, mTacAcu1.pri, whole genome shotgun sequence and includes:
- the RIPK4 gene encoding receptor-interacting serine/threonine-protein kinase 4, producing MGLLRTFDSAEFVSWEKIGSGGFGQVYKVRHVHWKTWLAIKCSPGLHVDDKDRVELLEEAKKMEMAKFRYILPVYGICRDPVGLVMEYMETGSLEKLLASEPLPWELRFRIIHETAVGMNFLHCMSPPLLHLDLKPANILLDAHYHVKISDFGLAKCSGLSHSHDLSMDGLCGTIAYLPPERIKEKNRFFDTKHDVYSFAIVIWGVLTQKKPFADEKNILHIMVKVVKGHRPELPPVSKSRPRSCNNLIRLMQKCWQDNPRERPTFQEITSETEDLCEKPDDEIKETQELGIKNPHEPKIEEMRALPVPKRASAPAFDADYSLSELLSQLDSETSQTMEGPDELSRSSSESKLVSTSSGKRLSGVSSVDSAFSSRGSLSLSFERENSASDISTTDLHKRKLAEAITSGDTGKLMKILQPQDVDLVLDGQSSLLHLAVEAGQEECVKWLLLNNANPNLTNKRGSTPLHVAIEKKVRSVVELILARKINVNAKDEDQWTALHFAAQNGDECGTRLLLEKNASPSEVDFEGRTPMHVACQHGQENIVRILLRRGVDVSPRGKDDWLPLHYAAWQGHLPIVKLLAKQPGVSVNAQTLDGRTPLHMAAQRGHYRVARILIDLRSDVNVRNRLLQTPLHVAAETGHTSTSRLLLNRGAEKEALTAEGCTALHLASRNGHLATAKLLLEERADVLGAGPLSRTALHLAAANGHAGVVEELLGAVAIDAADREGLTALHLAVRGGHAETMDVLLKHGARINLQSLGAQAPPLLPGNSPMATLLRHRNT